Proteins found in one Methanomassiliicoccus sp. genomic segment:
- a CDS encoding fasciclin domain-containing protein, with the protein MNNIIETIRDIEELSMFADIIDLVGMKPLLTGEGPFTVFAPSNDALVQITDEEIDQLDQNPTLTRGMVYAHIVLGKLLLSDIMDRSMIFTITEDEMTISDVENTLKINASEVKTADIECSNGIVHVIDYPLKVTRKVIMEKVEAI; encoded by the coding sequence ATGAACAACATCATCGAGACCATACGGGACATAGAAGAGCTATCGATGTTCGCCGACATCATCGATCTTGTTGGCATGAAACCATTGCTTACCGGCGAAGGTCCATTCACCGTATTTGCACCGTCTAACGATGCTCTTGTCCAAATAACAGACGAGGAGATCGACCAATTGGACCAGAACCCTACGTTGACGCGGGGAATGGTATATGCCCACATAGTGCTCGGCAAGCTCTTGTTGAGTGACATCATGGATAGGTCCATGATATTCACGATCACCGAGGATGAGATGACAATAAGCGATGTCGAGAACACTCTAAAAATAAATGCGTCCGAAGTCAAAACAGCAGATATCGAGTGTTCTAACGGCATCGTCCACGTTATCGACTATCCTTTGAAGGTAACAAGGAAGGTGATCATGGAGAAAGTAGAGGCGATATGA
- a CDS encoding recombinase family protein yields MRLRAAIYARVSTDDQAREGYSIPAQLKRLQAYCKAKNWQVASEYVDDGYSGRDVNRPHYKRMMAERDQWDVLLVLKMDRIHRNSRNFTQMMDDLKVWKKQFSSMQEKFDTTSAMGRFVMDIIQRIAQLESEQIGERVKAGMSQKAKEGGGHLGSPHPYGYIIVKAQLKVVDDEAGIVPFIYSSYINGRSLGEIAGTLNDRGILSKKGLRWSKQAVSRILRNPLYCGYLAWDGRLIRLDHQPLVTEGAYNLVQGLMEERRRNRSGSGHELVEADSGG; encoded by the coding sequence ATGAGATTGCGTGCTGCCATTTATGCCAGGGTTTCCACCGACGATCAGGCCCGAGAGGGTTACAGCATACCAGCGCAGCTGAAGAGGCTCCAGGCATACTGCAAGGCCAAGAACTGGCAGGTGGCCTCGGAGTACGTGGACGATGGTTATTCAGGAAGGGACGTCAACCGTCCTCACTACAAACGCATGATGGCCGAGCGCGATCAGTGGGACGTGCTGCTCGTCCTGAAGATGGACCGTATCCACCGCAACTCCCGTAACTTCACCCAGATGATGGACGACTTGAAGGTGTGGAAGAAGCAGTTCAGCTCCATGCAGGAGAAGTTCGATACCACCTCGGCCATGGGTCGGTTCGTCATGGACATCATACAGCGCATAGCCCAGCTGGAATCGGAGCAGATCGGAGAACGGGTGAAGGCGGGCATGTCCCAGAAGGCCAAGGAGGGGGGAGGTCACCTGGGGTCGCCCCATCCCTATGGATATATCATAGTCAAGGCTCAGTTGAAGGTAGTAGATGATGAGGCCGGCATCGTCCCTTTCATCTACAGCTCTTACATCAACGGGCGCTCGCTAGGCGAGATCGCCGGGACGCTCAACGATCGGGGGATACTGTCCAAGAAGGGGCTGCGGTGGAGCAAACAGGCGGTCAGCAGGATACTGCGGAATCCCCTGTATTGCGGTTATCTTGCCTGGGATGGCAGGCTCATCCGCCTGGACCACCAACCTCTGGTCACCGAGGGCGCGTATAATCTTGTACAGGGGCTGATGGAGGAGAGGCGCAGGAACCGCTCGGGTTCCGGCCATGAGCTGGTGGAGGCGGATTCCGGTGGTTAA
- a CDS encoding AAA family ATPase — MSLKIAVSGKGGVGKTTVAAVLASLYAREGKKVIAVDADPASSLPAALGVPEQQRKEIVPLSQMLDLIEERTGARPGETPSFFSLNPRVDDLVERFAVRGEEDIDILVLGTIQAPGSGCFCPESALLKGLLRHLILDDKHVVVIDLEAGLEHLGRSTSKVVDVMLIVVEPGRRSVETAERIGTMANTLGIKNIFIIINKVSTSQQEVEVTTLLKGSPWTVLGFIPYVPEMIDADLNGRSALDCDCPRAVEAIQKIKENIDLSLR, encoded by the coding sequence ATGTCGCTCAAGATCGCGGTCTCCGGCAAGGGCGGGGTGGGGAAGACCACCGTGGCCGCGGTGCTCGCCTCCCTCTACGCGCGCGAGGGTAAGAAGGTCATCGCCGTGGACGCTGATCCCGCGTCCTCGCTCCCGGCCGCCCTGGGTGTGCCCGAGCAACAGAGAAAGGAGATTGTTCCCCTATCTCAGATGCTCGATCTTATCGAGGAGAGGACTGGAGCTAGGCCGGGGGAGACCCCGTCGTTCTTCTCTCTGAACCCCCGGGTCGATGACCTGGTGGAAAGATTTGCGGTGCGAGGCGAGGAGGACATCGATATACTGGTACTGGGGACCATCCAGGCTCCCGGATCTGGCTGCTTCTGCCCCGAGAGCGCCCTCCTCAAAGGATTGTTGCGACACCTCATTTTAGATGACAAACATGTGGTGGTGATCGACCTGGAGGCGGGATTGGAGCACCTGGGGCGCTCCACCTCCAAAGTGGTCGATGTCATGCTCATCGTCGTGGAACCGGGCCGACGCTCGGTGGAAACGGCCGAGCGAATTGGGACCATGGCAAATACATTAGGCATTAAAAATATATTTATTATTATCAACAAGGTATCGACGTCACAGCAGGAGGTCGAGGTCACCACCCTGCTGAAGGGGTCCCCCTGGACAGTGCTTGGTTTCATACCTTACGTTCCTGAGATGATCGACGCGGACCTCAACGGCCGTTCGGCCTTGGACTGCGACTGCCCGCGGGCAGTGGAGGCTATCCAGAAGATCAAGGAGAATATCGATCTGTCACTTCGTTAG
- a CDS encoding MBL fold metallo-hydrolase — MQTFSFIARMPDDPGALHHAAEIIKSHGGNIHRVDYDRRIDPHIVFFQVDAEEGAPEKITRDLQAIGYLQTSLATLRFLKFSVYLPDEPGMLFEFLSHTTGAGANIAFLDFDDKGKHPGQLTVSLTLDNDGIADRLLTELKARWRLEILEYDGTGKKLDDTVFYIRFAQELREIIGMDEEFLMRLLHDSNHIAQELTSLGRDPHMVFESILKTGRTLRQTTGMGFYSMVQQVPLSTGGMLYCFQLPCGGSVYVLSNQGRIAMFDTGFGIYHREIVEMISHFGLDVREIEGLFITHADADHSGGAAFYDSSAYLHPGSVDIIRAANRAYGSQMQGSILGEVYTKLINLFSMFNPPSKVRLIPTEPRGTRMGLPILEVVEICGLKFEILESLGGHLHGHVFYLCEDEGLLFTGDCLINFDSLTPEMEEFATLAKNLMTTVNVDSERAREERKDLISIAKDLDPVLQARNSRLLVCGGHGAISTLEADGLHTYGEMRRYDVADHYQVK, encoded by the coding sequence GTGCAGACTTTCTCTTTCATCGCTAGAATGCCAGATGATCCCGGTGCTCTTCATCATGCCGCTGAGATCATCAAGAGCCATGGAGGCAATATCCATCGTGTCGATTACGACCGGAGGATCGATCCCCATATCGTCTTCTTCCAGGTGGATGCGGAGGAGGGGGCGCCGGAGAAGATCACGCGGGACCTCCAGGCCATCGGTTACCTTCAGACTTCATTAGCTACACTTCGTTTCCTCAAGTTCTCGGTTTACCTGCCGGATGAGCCGGGAATGCTCTTCGAGTTCCTTAGCCACACCACCGGGGCTGGCGCCAACATCGCCTTCCTGGACTTTGATGACAAGGGAAAGCACCCCGGCCAGCTCACCGTCTCCCTTACCCTGGACAACGATGGTATAGCCGACCGGCTCCTCACCGAGCTCAAGGCCCGGTGGAGATTGGAGATCCTGGAATATGACGGCACCGGCAAGAAGCTGGACGACACCGTCTTCTACATTCGCTTCGCCCAGGAGCTGCGGGAGATCATCGGTATGGATGAGGAGTTCCTCATGCGCCTCCTGCACGATTCCAACCATATCGCCCAGGAGCTGACCTCACTGGGTAGAGATCCACACATGGTGTTCGAGTCCATACTCAAGACCGGGCGTACCCTGCGGCAGACCACGGGGATGGGTTTTTACTCCATGGTGCAGCAGGTCCCCCTGAGCACTGGAGGGATGCTGTACTGCTTCCAGCTGCCCTGCGGTGGATCGGTCTACGTTCTCAGCAACCAGGGGCGCATCGCCATGTTCGACACAGGCTTCGGAATCTACCACCGGGAGATAGTGGAGATGATCAGCCATTTTGGCCTGGACGTCAGGGAGATCGAGGGCCTTTTCATCACCCATGCCGATGCTGACCATTCTGGGGGTGCGGCGTTCTACGACTCTTCCGCCTACCTCCACCCAGGGTCGGTGGACATCATCCGTGCCGCCAACCGCGCCTACGGGTCGCAGATGCAGGGCTCCATCCTGGGCGAGGTGTACACCAAGCTCATCAACCTGTTCTCCATGTTCAATCCTCCATCCAAGGTGCGCCTCATTCCCACGGAGCCAAGGGGCACGCGCATGGGCCTTCCAATCTTAGAGGTGGTGGAGATCTGCGGTCTGAAGTTCGAGATACTGGAATCGCTGGGCGGGCACCTGCACGGCCACGTGTTCTACCTGTGCGAGGATGAAGGCCTACTCTTCACCGGCGACTGCCTGATCAACTTCGACTCCTTGACCCCGGAGATGGAAGAATTCGCCACCCTGGCCAAGAACCTCATGACGACCGTCAATGTAGATTCGGAGAGGGCCAGGGAGGAACGCAAGGACCTCATCAGCATCGCCAAGGACCTAGACCCGGTGCTCCAGGCCAGAAACTCTCGCTTACTGGTATGCGGCGGCCACGGGGCCATATCCACCCTGGAGGCCGACGGGCTGCATACCTACGGTGAGATGAGGAGATACGATGTGGCCGATCACTATCAGGTTAAGTAG
- a CDS encoding recombinase family protein gives MVKAAIYIRVSTEEQAEEGYSLEAQRERLVAYCEAQGWEITDIYADRGHTGRKITTREEYKRMIAEKDMWDTILVLKMDRIHRNSKNFMIMMEDLERWDKKFTSMQEELDTSTSIGRFVVDMIQRIAQLESEQIGERTYMGMAQKAETGGLLGFNPPFGYGIANNDLIIIDGEADVVREIFISYNAGRSMNEIANELNGRGILTRREGHWTLYSIRQILHNPAYAGYRRWDGYLVKSDHASIIDQDTFNRVQELASMKTKDPRKRGAKLLEPEIS, from the coding sequence GTGGTTAAAGCAGCGATCTACATCCGTGTGTCCACAGAGGAGCAGGCCGAGGAAGGCTACTCCCTGGAGGCCCAGAGGGAGCGTTTGGTGGCGTACTGCGAGGCTCAGGGCTGGGAAATCACGGACATATATGCTGACCGAGGACACACTGGGCGAAAGATCACCACTCGCGAGGAGTACAAGAGGATGATCGCCGAGAAGGACATGTGGGACACCATCCTCGTCCTGAAGATGGACCGTATCCACCGTAACTCCAAGAACTTCATGATCATGATGGAGGACCTGGAGCGGTGGGACAAGAAGTTCACCTCCATGCAGGAGGAGCTGGATACCTCCACCTCCATCGGCAGGTTCGTTGTGGACATGATACAGCGGATAGCCCAACTGGAATCGGAGCAGATCGGGGAGAGGACCTACATGGGCATGGCCCAGAAGGCCGAGACCGGTGGACTCCTGGGGTTTAACCCTCCGTTCGGTTACGGCATTGCAAACAATGACCTGATCATCATCGATGGTGAGGCCGACGTGGTTCGGGAGATATTCATATCATACAACGCCGGGAGGTCCATGAACGAGATAGCAAATGAACTGAACGGCAGGGGGATACTCACAAGGCGGGAAGGCCACTGGACATTATACTCCATAAGGCAGATACTGCACAACCCCGCCTATGCTGGCTACCGGCGATGGGACGGTTATCTGGTGAAAAGCGACCACGCCTCCATAATCGACCAGGACACCTTCAATCGAGTGCAGGAACTGGCCTCGATGAAGACCAAGGACCCGAGGAAAAGGGGGGCGAAGCTCCTGGAGCCCGAAATATCCTAA
- a CDS encoding CooT family nickel-binding protein: protein MFCKDRNGVRSVLTDAVSVRRRDGSYVCTDIIGRSVMLNDVVLSEVDLIRHRIFFEEL, encoded by the coding sequence GTGTTCTGCAAGGACAGGAATGGTGTGCGGTCGGTCCTAACGGATGCGGTGAGCGTAAGGAGAAGGGATGGCTCCTATGTATGCACCGATATCATCGGTAGGTCGGTCATGCTCAATGATGTCGTCCTGTCGGAGGTGGACCTTATCCGGCATCGCATATTCTTCGAGGAGCTGTGA
- the cooS gene encoding anaerobic carbon-monoxide dehydrogenase catalytic subunit: MEQKVEERTLDPNSQAVLRKTMLEGTDTVWDRLERQLPHCKFCSSGISCQRCAMGPCRMMGGDRNRGVCGNDPDLIVARNLVDWVAMGAASHSDHGRDLVEALLKWSRGQAPGYGIADEEKLRKMAGEYGTETSGTLNMIAERLALAMLEDYGTIKGEIQLLQRAPAASVEMWRKAGILPRSIDREIVESMHRIHMGVDNEPVGLVYQGFKASMADGWGGSMLAQEVSDIMFGTPDVKTSRVNLGVLKKDHVNVALHGHNPLLSEMILQAAQMPDIIKRARDVGAEGINLVGLCCTGNELLMRKGVPQAGNHLDQELAITTGALEVMVVDYQCIFPTLANTAACYHTKVITTSPKGGMTGATYIEIEPENAFEQSRRILEMAIDNYPNRAREKVFIPDGPVEAMVGFSMEAISKALGGSLKPLLDVIVSGKIRGCVGIVGCNNPHIRHDSGHVGLARELIKRDILCVETGCASIACAKAGLLLPGSIEKAGKGLKEVCGALGIPPVLHMGSCVDNTRILNLVAALAQLANVRIDQLPIGGAAPEWYSPKAVAIAKYFVGSGVSTVLGISPRIQGSPRVTKLLTEGIEAKMNSRFWVEPEPRKAAALLSDHIEMRRKELGI; the protein is encoded by the coding sequence ATGGAGCAGAAGGTGGAGGAACGTACGCTCGACCCCAACTCGCAGGCCGTTCTCCGCAAGACCATGCTCGAGGGCACCGATACGGTCTGGGACCGCCTGGAGAGGCAGCTCCCCCACTGCAAGTTCTGTTCCTCGGGCATCTCCTGCCAGAGGTGCGCTATGGGGCCATGCCGCATGATGGGCGGCGACCGCAACCGCGGGGTATGCGGCAATGACCCCGATCTCATCGTGGCCAGGAACCTGGTGGACTGGGTGGCCATGGGGGCAGCGTCACACTCCGACCACGGGCGGGACCTGGTGGAGGCGCTGCTGAAGTGGTCCCGTGGACAGGCACCGGGCTACGGCATCGCCGACGAGGAAAAGCTACGCAAGATGGCCGGCGAGTATGGGACCGAGACGTCCGGTACGCTGAACATGATCGCTGAGAGACTGGCCCTGGCTATGCTGGAGGACTATGGAACGATCAAGGGCGAGATCCAGCTGCTCCAGCGGGCCCCTGCTGCCAGTGTAGAGATGTGGAGGAAGGCAGGCATCCTGCCGCGCAGCATCGACAGGGAGATCGTGGAGTCGATGCACCGTATCCACATGGGCGTGGACAATGAACCGGTGGGGCTGGTGTATCAAGGGTTCAAGGCCTCCATGGCCGATGGATGGGGGGGTTCCATGCTGGCACAGGAGGTCTCCGACATCATGTTCGGCACTCCGGACGTTAAGACATCGAGGGTCAACCTAGGAGTTCTGAAAAAGGATCATGTGAACGTCGCTCTTCATGGCCACAATCCGCTGCTTTCGGAGATGATACTCCAGGCCGCTCAGATGCCGGACATTATAAAAAGGGCAAGGGATGTGGGTGCGGAGGGCATCAACCTTGTGGGCCTTTGCTGCACCGGGAACGAGCTGCTCATGCGCAAGGGTGTGCCTCAGGCAGGAAACCACCTCGATCAGGAGCTGGCCATCACCACCGGGGCCCTAGAGGTCATGGTGGTCGATTACCAGTGCATCTTCCCTACCCTGGCCAACACCGCGGCGTGCTACCACACCAAGGTCATCACCACCTCGCCCAAGGGAGGCATGACCGGAGCGACCTACATCGAGATCGAACCGGAGAATGCCTTCGAGCAGTCGAGGCGGATTCTGGAGATGGCCATAGATAACTATCCCAACCGTGCTCGAGAGAAGGTGTTCATCCCTGATGGGCCTGTGGAGGCGATGGTAGGCTTCTCCATGGAGGCGATCAGCAAGGCCCTCGGCGGCAGCCTCAAACCATTGCTGGATGTGATAGTGTCCGGTAAGATCAGAGGATGCGTAGGTATCGTGGGCTGCAACAACCCTCACATACGCCATGACTCTGGCCATGTGGGGCTGGCCCGAGAGCTGATAAAGCGTGACATACTGTGCGTGGAGACAGGGTGCGCATCCATCGCTTGCGCCAAGGCCGGACTGCTGCTACCGGGATCGATAGAGAAAGCAGGGAAAGGTCTGAAGGAAGTGTGCGGTGCCCTGGGCATTCCGCCGGTACTGCATATGGGCTCTTGCGTCGATAATACCCGAATCCTGAACCTGGTCGCTGCGCTCGCCCAGCTGGCCAATGTTAGGATCGATCAGCTGCCAATAGGAGGGGCTGCGCCGGAGTGGTACTCCCCTAAGGCCGTGGCTATAGCGAAGTACTTTGTGGGGTCGGGTGTGAGCACGGTGTTGGGCATCTCCCCCAGGATACAGGGAAGCCCTAGGGTGACCAAACTGCTCACAGAGGGGATAGAGGCCAAGATGAACTCACGCTTCTGGGTGGAGCCGGAGCCCCGTAAGGCGGCTGCGCTGCTTTCCGATCACATCGAAATGAGGCGCAAAGAACTAGGCATCTGA
- a CDS encoding PAS domain-containing protein, whose amino-acid sequence MTIPIGILVVDGAGRIQITNQTRQDIWGGRAPTTEIDEHNGCDGWWPETGVPLRPEEWPVQRAIRNGEATVGLMVDIKKTDCTKAKVLITTVPVKSESGKVVGAVTTLQDYTEHLRMEREMLEEKERLELYLDVLSHDVNNLNLAIRGNLELFRARAGVGLQGGAYLDNAERMLNEVGDLVENINKLQMLGKGKAVHHPMPLSQVLEETVISRQRTPGRKVVIDTDIKDGLVVEANELLRDVFSNLIHNAIKYTPDPVQLTVTAERTLFNGRDTCRVVVEDNGCGIPDDFKIRIFNRFERGSPNTTGRGLGLYLVKNIIEGFGGSVWVEDRVAGERNYGARFVLNLPCVR is encoded by the coding sequence ATGACCATACCGATAGGGATACTTGTCGTTGACGGTGCTGGCCGCATCCAGATCACCAACCAGACCCGCCAGGACATTTGGGGCGGGAGGGCGCCCACAACGGAGATCGACGAGCATAACGGATGCGATGGCTGGTGGCCGGAGACCGGCGTGCCACTTCGGCCCGAGGAGTGGCCTGTGCAGCGGGCGATCAGGAACGGGGAGGCCACAGTGGGGCTGATGGTGGATATTAAAAAAACCGATTGCACGAAGGCCAAGGTGCTTATCACCACGGTACCGGTTAAGAGCGAGAGCGGAAAGGTGGTGGGAGCGGTGACCACCTTGCAGGATTACACCGAGCACCTCCGCATGGAGCGGGAGATGCTGGAGGAGAAGGAGAGGCTGGAGCTTTACCTGGACGTCCTGTCCCATGATGTCAACAACCTGAACCTGGCCATAAGGGGCAACCTGGAGCTTTTCCGCGCGAGGGCGGGGGTCGGTCTGCAGGGAGGTGCCTACCTGGACAATGCCGAGCGCATGCTAAACGAGGTCGGCGATCTGGTCGAGAACATTAACAAGCTGCAGATGCTGGGGAAGGGGAAGGCCGTCCATCATCCCATGCCCCTGTCGCAGGTGCTGGAGGAGACGGTCATCTCCAGGCAGCGGACCCCGGGCCGCAAGGTAGTGATCGACACCGACATCAAGGACGGGTTGGTCGTGGAGGCCAACGAGCTCCTCCGGGACGTGTTCTCTAATCTGATCCACAATGCCATCAAGTACACCCCCGATCCGGTCCAGTTGACGGTCACTGCCGAGCGCACCCTGTTCAACGGCAGGGACACCTGTCGCGTGGTGGTGGAGGACAACGGCTGTGGCATACCGGATGACTTTAAGATCAGGATATTCAATCGATTCGAGCGGGGAAGCCCCAACACCACTGGTAGGGGGCTGGGCCTGTACCTCGTCAAGAATATAATCGAAGGCTTCGGCGGCAGCGTGTGGGTGGAGGACCGTGTGGCCGGCGAAAGGAACTATGGGGCAAGGTTCGTGCTGAACCTCCCCTGCGTCAGATGA